The sequence GTCTTCCGGACACGCCACCGTCGGAGCGCCGCACGCCTGCGCGGCCCACGGGTACGAAGCTGCAACGCATGGCCGCCCACACGCAAGGGCTGGTTGAAGACCTGCGCGAATGGGTCGACGCCCGTATTGACCTGGCGCTCATCGAGGCCGAGGAACAGGCCGACGCCCGCATCAATCAGGCCATTCAGCAAGGCGTGGTGGCGGCGGTGGGCGCACTCACCGGACTCTTTGCGCTGCTTACGGTGGCGTGGGGACTCGGGTGGCTGTTGGGGCATCCGTTTTGGGGATTCCTTATCGTGACGGTGCTGCTGGGCGTAGGCACCGCCGTGCTGCGGGCCGCCGATATTGCCCCGGTGCGCACGCGCCTGCAAGCCAAGCTGCGCGGAACGCCGGCAAAAGCCGCGGCCGACTCGGCCGACGAAGCGCCCGCACGGCCCGAGCGCACCGCCGCCCCCGACGATGTTTCCATTACCGACGCGTAGTTGCCGCTCTCCTTCGTAGCATATCGTATTGCCCATGCCGCTTGGATCGACCAAAGAAGAACTGAAAGAGACGCTGCGCTCGCGGGCTGCCGACATGCGCGAGCGAACGGCTGCGCTGCAAGATGAAGTGGCCACCACCGGCGATGACGTGCGCGCGGCCGTCATAAACAACCCGTGGATCGGCGTGGGCGGCGCACTGGCCGCTGGGCTGGCCGTGGGCCTGCTGTTTGGCGGAAGCCCCGCCCGGCGCCGCCAGCGTCGCTACACCAAGCTCACCGACAAATACCTCGATGCGCTCGCCTCCGAGGTGCGCGCTTCGGTCGACGCGGGCGACGATCCGGCCGATGCGCTGGAGGCGGCCCTGCAGCAACGCGTTCCGCTGGTCGTACACACCGGCGATGCGCCCGCCTCAACGAGCTGGGTGCGCGCCGGGGCCCGCGCGCTGGGCAGTGCCGCGGTTGGGCTCGTGCTCCGTGAGGTGCTGGCGCGCGCACTCGAAGATCCTTCGGTTCAGGCTACGCTCGACGAATATAATCCGCTAACATAACTGACGCACCACGCACTTGCTCTATGCGCATCATTCTGTTTGGCCCGCCCGGCGCGGGCAAAGGCACGCAAGCCCGTCTGCTCGAAGAACGCGAAGGCTATACCCAAATCTCGACTGGCGACATCATCCGGTCGGCCATGAAAAACGAGACGCCCGTGGGCAAAGAGGCGAAGGCGTACGTTGAAAAAGGCGAGCTTGTCCCCGACAGCGTCGTGCGGAAGTTGGCCGAAGGCGCGATCGCTGATGAAGGCTACGACGACTTCGTGCTGGACGGCTACCCGCGTACCACGCAGCAGGCCGAGTGGCTGACAGAATTTGGAGCGGCCCACGATGCGCCCATCGACGTCGTGATTAGCCTCGAAGTGCCCGACGACGTGATTGTCGACCGGTTGTCGAAGCGCCGCGTGCACACGAAAACCGGCGACACGTACCACCTGGAGCATAACCCGCCGCCGGATGACGTAGACCCGGCCCACATTATTCAGCGGGATGACGACAAGCCCGCGACCGTGCGCAACCGCCTGGCGGTCTACCGTGAGGAAACCGCACCGTTGGAGGCCTACTACGAAGCGCGCGGCACGCTCGTCACCGTCGACGGTGTCGGCGGCATCGAGGATATCTACGACCGCATCACGGCGGCCTTAGAGGCTGCGTAGACGCACCCGCTTCTCTGCTTTCGGCTCTCTGGTCCATGTTTGATGCCCCGCGCCTCGTGGCGCTCCGCCAACAGATTGACGATGCCCTCGCGACGCTCGTTCATGATCGCGAGCCCGCCGTGCTCTACGCGCCGGCCCACTACGTGCTGACGGGCGGCGGCAAGCGCGTGCGGCCGCTGCTCGTGCTGCTGGCGGCCGAGGCGACGGGGGGTGCGGTAGAGGACGCCTGGGAGGCTGCCCTGGCGGTTGAGGTCTTTCACAACTTCACGCTCGTCCACGACGACATCATGGACGACGCGCCCGAGCGCCGGGGCCGCGCAACGGTCCACGAAGCATGGGACGAAGGCACTGCCATTCTGGTGGGCGACCGTCTGATGGGGCTGTCGTACGAGCTGCTCACGCAGGGGCCTGCGGAAGCCGTCTCCAAAAGCCTCACCCGGTACCACACCATGGTGTCCGAGCTGTGTCGCGGTCAGGCGCTGGATGCCGACTTCGAGACGCAGCGAGAGGTGTCGGTGGCTGCGTACCTCGACATGATCGATGGCAAAACCGGCGCACTGCTGGGCGCTTGCCTGGCCATTGGCGGCCTCATGGGAGGGGCGGAAGAGCCCACCGTTGAATCGCTGCATCGGGCCGGAAAGGCACTGGGGCGCGCCTTCCAAATTCAGGACGACCTCCTGGACGTTGTGGCGCAGGACGATGCCTGGGGAAAGGCCGTGGGGGGCGACCTGCGCGTGGGCAAACGCACCTACATCACCCTCACCGCGCTGGAACGTGCGGAAGGTGACGATCGGGCCTGGTTTATGAGGGGACTGGACGGCGGGTTTGCGCCGGAACGCATCCCCGAGGCCCGCGCCCGTATGGAGGCGTTGGACGTATTTACCGCCGCCCGCGAGGCCGTGCACCGCTACAGCGAAGCGGCCCTCCGTCACTTGTCCGCTTTGCCCGACGGGCCCGCTGCCACTCATCTGCGTGGGCTCGTCAATCAGCTGCGCGAGCGGACCCACTGACGATGGGTTGAAGGCAACCGTGCCCCACAGCGAACTTTAGCAGCCGAAGGGATTACCGAGTAGCCCGTCTCACCAGCCTTCCCGTGTCCATGACCACGCGCGAGCTCACGGTTCGAAACAATGCCGGGCTGCACACGCGGCCGGCGTCGATGGTGGTGCGCACCGCCTCCAAGTTTGCGTCCGACCTGGTGTTGCGCCGCGATGGCTACGAGATCAACGCCAAGAGCGTGATTGGGGTCATGACGCTGGCGGCCGAGCAGGGCGCTACGCTCACGTTGGTGGCCGACGGGCCCGATGAGGAAGAAGCAGCCGATGCGCTGGCGCACTTGTTCGACGACGGGTTTGGGGAGGCCATCGATCCATGAGTGATTACGACGCGCCCCCGGCGAGGGCATCGCTGGGACGAGACGTACTGACGGGGCAGGTGTTGGCGCCGGGCCTGGCGGCCGGGCCGGCGTACGTCTACGCGCCGGCGGCGGCCTCTGCTGCGCGGCAAACCATTCCCTCAGACGCCGTAGACGATGAGCTGGCCACCTTTGCCGCGGCGCTCGCGCAGGCCCGCACGACGCTGGACGAAACCATCGCCACGGCGCAGGAGACGCTTGGGGCCGACAGCGCTTCGATCCTGCGCGCGCACCGGATGATCCTATCGGACGACGCGCTCACGGAGCAGGTGCGGGGCCGGATTCGCGAGCAGCACGAAAGCGCACATACAGCCATTCGGTCCGTGATGCGCGCGCACCGGGAGCGCCTGGAGGAGCGCGCCACGCCACACGTGCGCGAGCGATCGGACGACCTCGCGGATGTGGAAAAACGCCTGTTGCACGCCCTCTCGCAACGAAGCGACGGGCCGTCGCCCCCTCCGGGCGCTATCGTGCTGGCCGAGCAGCTCACGCCCTCCGACATCGTCCGGTTCAATCAGCAGGATGCGCGCGGGTACGTGCTGGCGCAGGGGGCGGCCACCTCGCACGTTGCAATCATTGCGCGGGCGCTGGGCGTGCCGGTGCTGGTCGTCGATCAGGCCCTCGACCGCGTGGCCGCCGATGCGCCGCTTATTCTGGACGGAGGCGAGGGGCAGCTGGTGGTGGAGCCAACCCCTACAGCGCGGCGGTACTACGAGGCGCGGAAGGCCCACCGTGCGGCCGTACAAGAGGCCCAGCGCGAACAGGCGCAGCAACCCGCCGAAACAACCGACGGGCGCCGGGTGGTGCTGCAGGCCAACATCGAGTTTTTGGAAGAGCTGGAGCTTCTCGACCGCGTGGGGGCCGCGGGCATCGGGCTGGTGCGCACCGAGATGCTGTTTGTGAGCCAGCAACCGCTCAGCGTAACCGAAGATGCGCAATACCAGGCGTTTCGGCGCATCGCGGAGGCCGCACATCCAGCGCCCGCGACGATTCGGCTGCTGGACATTGGCGGCGACAAGCTGGTGACGGCGAGCCGCGCCGAGGCAAATCCGTTTTTGGGGTGGCGCGGGCTTCGCATCCTGCTCGACCGGCCCGCGCTGATGCAGCGTCAACTGCGGGCCGTACTGCGCGCCAACCGGCACGGGGCGCTCCGCCTTTTGCTGCCCATGGTGGCCCACCTGGAAGAGGTGGAGCGCGTGCAAGACGCCGTAGCAACCGCCGCCGCATCGCTGGACGCCGACGGGGTGGCGCACGACCCGGACCTGCCCGTGGGGCTGATGGTGGAAGTGCCCGCCGTGGCTGTGCAAGCCAGCGCATTTGCAGCACACGCCGACTTCTTTTCCATCGGCACGAACGACCTGACCCAGTACACCTTGGCGGTCGATCGGGGCAATCCGCGCGTGGCCGATCGGTACGACGCCTTGCATCCCGCGGTGCTGCGGCTCATGGAGGCCGCCACCACGGCCGCGCACGACGCGTCCATCGAGGTGAGCGTTTGCGGCGAGCTGGCACACGAGCCCACGGCACTTCCGGCCTTGGTGGGGATGGGCGTCGATACGCTAAGCATGTCGCCGACCCGCGTGCCCGCTGTGAAGCGCCACCTCCGCGGCCTCTCCTACCGCGCCGCCCGCGCGCTTCTCCCCTCGCTGTTGGACGCGCCAAGCGCCGCCGTCGTGCGCAAACGATCGGCCGCCCTGCTGGACGCGCACGCCACGGACGGTGCCGGAACGCCCCACCGGGCCCAGCAGTAGAGCGCACGTCCATTTGTCTCCCGTTAGCTTTTGTTGCTTCCTATGGCCGAATCCCTTGCCGACCGCCTCACCAACGACCTGAAAGATGCCATGCGCGCCAAGGACAAGGTGCGCCTGCGCACCATCCGGCAGCTCCGCAGCGCGCTCAAGAACAAAGCCATTGATGCCGGCGAGGACCTGAGCGATCAGGAGGCCCTGGCGGTGGTTCGCAAAGAAGCCAAGCAGCGCAAGGAAGCCATTGCGCAGTACGAAGAAGCCGGCCGCTCGGATCTCGTGGCCAAAGAGCAGGAGGAGCTGGACGTGCTGCAGGACTACCTGCCGGCGCCCATGACCGAGGAGGAGCTGCGCGGCCACGTGCAGGAAGTCATTGACGCGGTGGGGGCCTCCTCCATGGCCGACATGGGCCCGGTGATGGGCCGCGCCATGAGCGACCTGAAGGGCCGCGTGGACGGCGGCCGGGTGCAGCAGGTGGCGAAAGAGTTGCTCAGCTAAGCGATCGCCATGGATGTAGGAAGCCTCACGGCCATCGACTGGTTCATTGGAGCCGTCCTTGCCATCGGACTGGCTCGGGGCGTGCAGGCCGGCGCGGTGCGCCAGGTGGCGGGACTACTGAGCTGGGGGCTCGCATTTCTTGTGGGCGCCGCGTTTATGCATCCCGTCGGCCGCGCCGTGGGCGACAGCCTAAACCTTGCCGCAGCGGCCGAGCCGCTCGTCGGTTTTGTGCTGGCCTTCGTCGGCGCGCTCATCATCACGTATGCGCTGGCGCACCTGCTCGAAAAGACCCTCGATGCGCTGAAGCTGACCATCGTGAATCGGTTGTCGGGCGGCCTCTTTGGGGCCGCCAAAGCCGCGCTGATGCTCAGCGTGCTCTTTTTCGTGCTTCACCACGTGGGCGTACCTTCCGCCGAGGTCCGTGCCCGCTCGCAGCTGTATCGCCCCGTGGCCCACGCCTTGCCTACCACGTGGAACGCCGTGGCCCCGTATCTTCCGGCCGCCCAGCAGCTTACGATGTCGCTGCAAGACGAACTCCGCGACGCCCGCCAGTCCATCGAATCGCTGCACGCCCCGCCGGCCGACACCACCGACGCGCCGTGAAGGGGGCGGCGCTCCCCTTCCATCCAGAAACCGTTAACACAGCGCTACAGAGAAACATCGGATGTGGCCTGGCGTTGCGTGATGATGGACAAAGCAAGCGCCTGAATGGGCGCCTTGCCTACACGGACGAAGGATGCCCCCGACAGGCATCCGGTACGGAAACGCTCGTCCCGCTTTGGGGGTCGGGCGTTTTGTAGCTATAGATCGTAGCGCTCCGATGGATCGCCACCTGCAACAACCAACCGCTGAAGCACCTGCTGCATAGCACCAACCGTTGTATGACTGAAGCCAACGCCCCGGCGCAGCCCCTGCCCGAGCGCATCCGCCAGTTGGCGGAAGAGCTTATCGCCGGCACCGACTACTTTTTGGTTGACGTGAACGTGCGCGGCCATCGCGGCACGCGCGTGGTGGAAGTGTACGTGGATGGCGACGCGGGCATCGGCCACGACAACCTCGCAACCATCAGCCGCGAGCTTGGCTTTCTGCTGGAGGTTGAGGAGGTGGTGCAAGGCGGCTACACGCTCGACGTCTCGTCGCCCGGCATCAAGCGGCCGCTTACCATGCCGCGCCAGTACAAGAAGAACGTGGGACGGTCGCTCCGCGTTAAGTACGACCTGGATGATGGACGCGGGACGCAGTACGAAGTCGTCACGCTGATCGATGCCACCGACGAAGCGGTCGTCATCGAGCATCCCGATGAAACGCGCGAAACCGTACCATACGATGCCATCGCCCGTGCCAAAATAGAACTGCCCTGGTAGACGACGGCCCGCTCCCAGCGCGCCGCGCTCACGCTTTCCGAACGAACCACGCTCATTATGCAAAGCGAAGACCTTGTTTCCTCCTTTGGGGAAATCGCTCAGGTCAAGGATATTGACCGCGACACGCTGCAGATCATTGTCGAGGATGTGATTCGTGCAATGATCCGCAAGCGCTACGGTGCAGATGAGGCCTTCGAGATCATCTTCAACCCCAACCAGGGCGACATCCAAATTTTGCACATCCAAGAGGTGGTGGGCGATTGGGAGGTCGAAGATCCCGTCACCGAAATCCGCCTCACGGATGCCAGGAAGGTCGACGAAGACTTTGAGGTGGGCGAGGAAGTGGCAAGCTCGCTCGACATCACCAACTTTGGGCGTCGTGCCGTCATGACGGCGCAGCAGACGTTTCAGCAGCGCATCCGCGACATCGAGAAGGAACAGATTTACGAGGAGTATTCCGAGCTGATCGGCGAGATTGTGGTCGGCGAGATCTATCAGGTGCGGCGCCACGAGGTGCTCCTGATGCACGAGGGCGTCGAGATGGTGCTGCCGCGGCAGGAGCAAATTCCCGACGACCACTACCGCAAGGGCGACATGCTGCGGACGGTGGTGAAAGAGGTGATGCGCGACGCGGGCAGCGACCCGCAGGTTGTGGTCAGCCGCACGGCAGACGTCTTCATCGAGCGGCTCTTCGAGCTTGAAGTGCCCGAGGTATACGACAGCATTGTGGAGATTAAGCGCGTGGCCCGCATACCGGGCGACCGCGCCAAGGTGGCCGTGACGAGTCATGACGAGCGCGTGGACCCGGTGGGCGCATGCGTTGGCGTGAAGGGCGTGCGCATTCACGCCGTGGTGCGCGAGCTGTCCGACGAAAACATCGACGTGATGGAGTGGTCGGACGACCCGCGGACGCTCATTACCCGGGCGTTGTCGCCGGCCAACCCGACGCGCGTAACCCTGAAGCAAGACGCCAACCCGCCGCGGGCCCGCGCAGAGGTGCCCGCCGACGAGGTGAGCCAAGCCATTGGCCGCCGCGGCGTAAACATCAAGCTTGCGGGCAAGCTGACGGGCTACGAGATCGACGTATACCGCGAGATTCCGCCCGACGAAGAAGACATCAACATTGAAGAGTTTGCCGACGAGCTGTCGATGGACACCATCGAGAAGCTCAAAATGATTGGGTGCGATACGGCCAAGGCCGTGCTGGAGCTCTCGGCGCCCGCGCTTGGACGCCGCGCCGACATGGATCGTGAAACCGCTGAGCACGTGTTAGATACTATTGAACGAGAGTTTGAACGCGGCCCGAGCCTGGCAGAGTCGCTCGAACGGGGCCGGTTCGTTGTGGAGCAGGGCGCTGAAGCAGCTGAGGCGACCGAAGACGAAGCGACCGAGGACACAGCGACCGAGGACACAGCGCCTGAAGACACAGCGCCTGAAGACACAGCGCCTGAAGACACGGTGGCCGAGAACGAAACGACGGAAGACGAAACGAGCGAAGACGCGCCGGTGGCCACGGAAGAATCAGGCGACACGCCGGCGGCCGCTGCATCAACTGATGACGCGGCCGATGAGGCCGCCGACACCATCGACGATACCGAAGACACAGACGGCAGTGCATCCGACGAGGATGCAGTGCGGGAGGAGACCTCTCATTCGTGATGATTAACCGCTTCTTTTAAGCCCTGTTTGGAAAGTCAGCGTGTGGGTAAGCCCGCGGAGGGTTTTCAAGCAAGGCCCAGCAGTACCTCTATTGAGTAACACAATACCGATTGCATGGCGACGACTGAGACGAAATTTAAGAAGAAGCGCCTTTTCAAGGTCCTCCGCGAGCTGAATGTCAAAGAGGAGCGCATCGTCGCGTTTCTTGAGGAAGAAGGGTACGAGGACGCCCTCAAAGGCAAAGGGCTGAACGCCTCGATTGTGGATGAGGAAGCCTACCTGCGGCTCCGCGAAGAATACGCCGATGATGCCGAAGCGGCCGAGCGGATTCGCGAGCTGCGCAGCAAAGACGAAGACACGGCCGACCAAGAAGCCGTAGCCTCCATCGAAGAAGAGGAGGAACCGGAACCGCCCGTTGCCGAGGCTGCAGACGAGCCGTCGG comes from Salisaeta longa DSM 21114 and encodes:
- a CDS encoding phage holin family protein, translated to MEGLPDTPPSERRTPARPTGTKLQRMAAHTQGLVEDLREWVDARIDLALIEAEEQADARINQAIQQGVVAAVGALTGLFALLTVAWGLGWLLGHPFWGFLIVTVLLGVGTAVLRAADIAPVRTRLQAKLRGTPAKAAADSADEAPARPERTAAPDDVSITDA
- a CDS encoding adenylate kinase, with the protein product MRIILFGPPGAGKGTQARLLEEREGYTQISTGDIIRSAMKNETPVGKEAKAYVEKGELVPDSVVRKLAEGAIADEGYDDFVLDGYPRTTQQAEWLTEFGAAHDAPIDVVISLEVPDDVIVDRLSKRRVHTKTGDTYHLEHNPPPDDVDPAHIIQRDDDKPATVRNRLAVYREETAPLEAYYEARGTLVTVDGVGGIEDIYDRITAALEAA
- a CDS encoding polyprenyl synthetase family protein produces the protein MFDAPRLVALRQQIDDALATLVHDREPAVLYAPAHYVLTGGGKRVRPLLVLLAAEATGGAVEDAWEAALAVEVFHNFTLVHDDIMDDAPERRGRATVHEAWDEGTAILVGDRLMGLSYELLTQGPAEAVSKSLTRYHTMVSELCRGQALDADFETQREVSVAAYLDMIDGKTGALLGACLAIGGLMGGAEEPTVESLHRAGKALGRAFQIQDDLLDVVAQDDAWGKAVGGDLRVGKRTYITLTALERAEGDDRAWFMRGLDGGFAPERIPEARARMEALDVFTAAREAVHRYSEAALRHLSALPDGPAATHLRGLVNQLRERTH
- a CDS encoding HPr family phosphocarrier protein, whose product is MTTRELTVRNNAGLHTRPASMVVRTASKFASDLVLRRDGYEINAKSVIGVMTLAAEQGATLTLVADGPDEEEAADALAHLFDDGFGEAIDP
- the ptsP gene encoding phosphoenolpyruvate--protein phosphotransferase, with amino-acid sequence MSDYDAPPARASLGRDVLTGQVLAPGLAAGPAYVYAPAAASAARQTIPSDAVDDELATFAAALAQARTTLDETIATAQETLGADSASILRAHRMILSDDALTEQVRGRIREQHESAHTAIRSVMRAHRERLEERATPHVRERSDDLADVEKRLLHALSQRSDGPSPPPGAIVLAEQLTPSDIVRFNQQDARGYVLAQGAATSHVAIIARALGVPVLVVDQALDRVAADAPLILDGGEGQLVVEPTPTARRYYEARKAHRAAVQEAQREQAQQPAETTDGRRVVLQANIEFLEELELLDRVGAAGIGLVRTEMLFVSQQPLSVTEDAQYQAFRRIAEAAHPAPATIRLLDIGGDKLVTASRAEANPFLGWRGLRILLDRPALMQRQLRAVLRANRHGALRLLLPMVAHLEEVERVQDAVATAAASLDADGVAHDPDLPVGLMVEVPAVAVQASAFAAHADFFSIGTNDLTQYTLAVDRGNPRVADRYDALHPAVLRLMEAATTAAHDASIEVSVCGELAHEPTALPALVGMGVDTLSMSPTRVPAVKRHLRGLSYRAARALLPSLLDAPSAAVVRKRSAALLDAHATDGAGTPHRAQQ
- a CDS encoding GatB/YqeY domain-containing protein — protein: MAESLADRLTNDLKDAMRAKDKVRLRTIRQLRSALKNKAIDAGEDLSDQEALAVVRKEAKQRKEAIAQYEEAGRSDLVAKEQEELDVLQDYLPAPMTEEELRGHVQEVIDAVGASSMADMGPVMGRAMSDLKGRVDGGRVQQVAKELLS
- a CDS encoding CvpA family protein: MDVGSLTAIDWFIGAVLAIGLARGVQAGAVRQVAGLLSWGLAFLVGAAFMHPVGRAVGDSLNLAAAAEPLVGFVLAFVGALIITYALAHLLEKTLDALKLTIVNRLSGGLFGAAKAALMLSVLFFVLHHVGVPSAEVRARSQLYRPVAHALPTTWNAVAPYLPAAQQLTMSLQDELRDARQSIESLHAPPADTTDAP
- a CDS encoding ribosome maturation factor RimP, translating into MTEANAPAQPLPERIRQLAEELIAGTDYFLVDVNVRGHRGTRVVEVYVDGDAGIGHDNLATISRELGFLLEVEEVVQGGYTLDVSSPGIKRPLTMPRQYKKNVGRSLRVKYDLDDGRGTQYEVVTLIDATDEAVVIEHPDETRETVPYDAIARAKIELPW
- the nusA gene encoding transcription termination factor NusA, which codes for MQSEDLVSSFGEIAQVKDIDRDTLQIIVEDVIRAMIRKRYGADEAFEIIFNPNQGDIQILHIQEVVGDWEVEDPVTEIRLTDARKVDEDFEVGEEVASSLDITNFGRRAVMTAQQTFQQRIRDIEKEQIYEEYSELIGEIVVGEIYQVRRHEVLLMHEGVEMVLPRQEQIPDDHYRKGDMLRTVVKEVMRDAGSDPQVVVSRTADVFIERLFELEVPEVYDSIVEIKRVARIPGDRAKVAVTSHDERVDPVGACVGVKGVRIHAVVRELSDENIDVMEWSDDPRTLITRALSPANPTRVTLKQDANPPRARAEVPADEVSQAIGRRGVNIKLAGKLTGYEIDVYREIPPDEEDINIEEFADELSMDTIEKLKMIGCDTAKAVLELSAPALGRRADMDRETAEHVLDTIEREFERGPSLAESLERGRFVVEQGAEAAEATEDEATEDTATEDTAPEDTAPEDTAPEDTVAENETTEDETSEDAPVATEESGDTPAAAASTDDAADEAADTIDDTEDTDGSASDEDAVREETSHS